One Mya arenaria isolate MELC-2E11 chromosome 5, ASM2691426v1 genomic window carries:
- the LOC128234911 gene encoding uncharacterized protein LOC128234911, with the protein MASKHGTSWKDSVSNAGDEIHDFSCSVCKDDNLNIEAEYFCGDCSKYYCDTCLTFHAKLLKHHVVLGRKDVDMWVGQGDALVACALHPPKVIELLCEDHDELCCHLCVSLNHRMCRSISLISDLAKGIHKMANFKQLPANVTKVTDRLNQVNEARKKNQNSLNTSGKSILTQIKNLRSSLNEMLDELEKMTVEQIDSVLADLDGSLQKDIDHCDLLHDQLKALLDTVQAQGKESSSYIGFKKCKDTMEEANRLLHEIENKQEATITFQPDTRAQQLLSDLKALGNIQVYSDPQFQQSSGKIHQSSIKSKVFKLKEKKTYAVNIKKDKLTCYITGMTELPGGEIVLADFYNLRVKVLDSKYKLTSYCDIPESPEDICHISDHQVAVAVDNVTDRHEINFLTVSADTIKMTRKLSVDHLCISIKHHEGKLYVGSLTALYLYTTDGSLVNKIYEDTSGKCTVKAFALSTDGSKLYVPASSKNKIVTFDISGNILATLNDPDFHWPCRVHVSVAGHVFVCSHKSHTVVQIDHEGRKKLATLVREGDGINKPRAVLHSTHTGRLIVGGEQNDILVMELQE; encoded by the exons ATGGCTTCAAAACATGGGACATCATGGAAAGATTCTGTGTCAAATGCAGGTGATGAGATTCACGACTTTTCCTGTTCTGTGTGCAAAGATGACAATCTCAACATAGAGGCCGAGTATTTCTGTGGGGACTGCTCTAAATATTACTGTGACACGTGCCTGACCTTCCATGCCAAACTACTTAAGCATCATGTTGTATTGGGCCGTAAGGATGTGGACATGTGGGTGGGGCAAGGTGATGCCCTGGTAGCGTGCGCCCTTCACCCTCCGAAGGTCATAGAACTGCTGTGTGAGGATCATGATGAGCTCTGTTGTCACCTCTGTGTGTCACTGAACCACAG GATGTGCAGAAGCATCAGCTTGATATCTGATCTGGCCAAGGGCATACATAAGATGGCCAATTTCAAGCAGCTTCCAGCCAATGTTACCAAGGTAACAGACAGATTGAACCAGGTAAATGAGGCCAGAAAGAAAAATCAGAACTCCCTCAATACATCAGGCAAGTCCATACTGACACAGATCAAGAATCTGAGGTCATCACTGAACGAGATGCTTGATGAGCTGGAGAAAATGACAGTGGAACAGATTGACAGTGTCCTGGCTGACCTTGATGGGTCATTACAGAAGGACATTGACCACTGTGACCTGCTACATGACCAACTTAAGGCCTTACTGGACACAGTCCAAGCCCAGGGCAAGGAGTCCAGCTCCTACATTGGCTTTAAGAAATGCAAGGACACGATGGAAGAGGCCAACAGACTTCTCCATGAGatagaaaacaaacaagaggcaACCATCACTTTCCAGCCTGACACACGCGCTCAACAATTGCTGTCTGACTTGAAGGCACTAGGAAACATCCAGGTGTATTCTGATCCACAGTTTCAACAATCAAGTGGAAAAATCCATCAGTCCTCTATTAAATCCAAGGTTTTCAAGTTGAAGGAAAAGAAAACATATGCAGTGAATATAAAGAAAGACAAATTGACTTGTTATATTACTGGTATGACAGAACTTCCAGGTGGAGAGATTGTTTTGGCGGACTTTTACAATCTCAGAGTAAAGGTATTAGACAGTAAATACAAGCTGACATCCTACTGTGATATCCCTGAGTCTCCAGAAGACATCTGCCACATCTCAGACCATCAAGTGGCTGTAGCTGTTGACAATGTGACTGACAGGCATGAGATCAACTTTCTCACTGTGTCTGCTGACACCATCAAGATGACCAGGAAGCTCTCAGTTGACCATTTATGTATCTCCATCAAGCACCATGAGGGCAAGCTGTATGTGGGCTCCCTTACCGCCCTGTATCTATACACAACAGATGGAAGCCTGGTCAACAAAATATACGAGGACACATCTGGGAAATGTACAGTGAAAGCATTTGCCTTGAGCACAGATGGCAGCAAGTTATACGTTCCAGCTTCCAGCAAAAACAAGATTGTCACCTTTGACATATCAGGCAACATTCTGGCTACACTGAATGACCCTGACTTTCACTGGCCTTGCAGAGTACATGTGAGTGTGGCTGGACATGTGTTTGTGTGCTCACATAAATCCCATACAGTGGTGCAGATTGACCATGAAGGCAGGAAGAAGCTGGCCACACTGGTCAGGGAGGGAGATGGCATCAACAAACCAAGGGCAGTTTTGCACAGCACCCACACTGGTAGGCTCATCGTAGGGGGAGAACAAAATGACATTCTGGTGATGGAACTACAGGAATAA